In Methanobacterium paludis, the following proteins share a genomic window:
- a CDS encoding archease, producing MEIQNIDHSNLKFEFFDVTADVGYTAYGNTLSEAFGNAALAMFEVITDTSKVKPKITKHLKVESEDEKALLYDWLSELLFVHDTEYLVFSDFEVKIENIIKKGETLFILEASASGEEFNREVHESRDEVKAVTYHMMNIKKENGCEVRVILDI from the coding sequence TTGGAAATTCAAAATATCGATCATTCAAATTTAAAATTCGAATTCTTTGATGTAACGGCAGACGTTGGATACACAGCTTATGGAAATACTCTCTCTGAGGCATTTGGAAATGCTGCCCTTGCAATGTTCGAAGTTATAACTGATACGTCAAAGGTAAAACCAAAGATAACAAAACACCTCAAGGTAGAATCAGAGGATGAAAAAGCACTCCTTTATGACTGGCTCTCAGAACTTCTTTTTGTTCATGACACTGAATATCTTGTATTTTCGGATTTTGAAGTTAAAATAGAAAATATAATAAAAAAAGGTGAAACCCTCTTCATTCTTGAGGCCTCTGCATCAGGGGAAGAGTTTAACCGTGAGGTTCATGAAAGCCGTGACGAGGTTAAGGCTGTCACTTACCACATGATGAATATAAAAAAGGAAAATGGATGTGAAGTGAGGGTTATACTGGATATATAA
- a CDS encoding CDC48 family AAA ATPase, which produces MPQNGEIELRVAEALQQDVGKGIVRVDKELLGKIDIVPGNLVEIMGKRSTGAIVGEAYPADVGLEIIRMDGLTRSNAGTSISEMVTIRKTELKEATKVILAPATKGIRIMAPGEILKKNLMGRSVSKGDVLALISPRKTRETFREFPDVESVFSGFFEASTPFSLGEIKFTVVSTSPTGIVRITDVTEIEIRPEAVELIEKKIPDVTYDDVGGLKPEISKLREMVELPLRHPEIFDRLGIDPPKGVLLHGSPGTGKTLIAKALANESDANFMAINGPEIMSKFVGEAEKRIRDFFKQAEDEAPSIIFIDEIDAIAPRREEVTGEVERRVVAQILSLMDGLKERGKVIVVGATNRPDALDPALRRPGRFDREIGLRVPDKDGRCEILQIHTRGMPLADDVELNEFSSITHGFVGADLAALCREAAMNALRRILPDIDLEEQTIPKEVLEKLFVTKNDFMDALKFINPSALREVFIEIPNIHWKDIGGLNELKQSLKEAVEWPLNHPDAFKRIGIEPPKGILLFGPPGTGKTMLSKAVATESRANFISVKGSEILSKWFGESERKISEIFNKAKQASPCIVFFDELDALASMRGSGAGEPRVVERMVNTLLSEMDGLEELKGVVVLGATNRPDLLDSALLRPGRFDEIVLVPPPDEKSRIEIFRVHMEGMSLDDDVDIEKLAKKTDGYSGADIAAVCRKAGMLALHDNIEIKSVSPKHFKKALKKIGPSLTSEVIKYYKHLTKELERGIEVRNEREEIPREVA; this is translated from the coding sequence TTGCCTCAAAACGGTGAAATAGAACTTAGAGTGGCCGAAGCCTTGCAGCAAGATGTGGGTAAAGGTATTGTAAGGGTAGATAAGGAACTTCTTGGTAAAATTGACATTGTCCCAGGAAACCTGGTTGAAATAATGGGTAAAAGATCAACTGGTGCCATAGTTGGAGAAGCTTACCCTGCAGATGTTGGCCTTGAAATAATTAGGATGGACGGTCTCACACGGTCAAATGCAGGAACATCTATCAGTGAAATGGTAACGATACGAAAGACAGAGCTCAAAGAAGCAACAAAAGTGATTTTAGCCCCAGCAACAAAGGGTATACGTATAATGGCACCAGGAGAAATCTTAAAGAAAAATTTAATGGGAAGATCAGTTTCCAAGGGTGATGTTTTAGCTTTGATATCTCCCAGAAAAACCAGGGAAACATTCAGGGAGTTCCCAGATGTTGAAAGTGTATTCAGCGGATTTTTTGAAGCATCAACTCCATTTTCACTTGGTGAAATTAAATTCACAGTTGTATCAACAAGCCCTACGGGTATCGTTAGGATCACAGATGTAACTGAAATTGAAATCAGACCAGAAGCTGTGGAACTCATTGAAAAAAAGATTCCTGATGTTACGTATGACGATGTTGGAGGCCTGAAACCTGAAATATCCAAATTAAGAGAGATGGTAGAACTTCCACTCCGTCATCCTGAGATATTTGACAGGTTAGGTATTGACCCACCTAAGGGAGTTCTTTTACATGGTTCTCCAGGAACAGGAAAGACTCTTATTGCAAAAGCCCTGGCCAATGAGAGTGATGCAAATTTCATGGCCATAAATGGCCCTGAAATAATGAGTAAATTTGTTGGAGAAGCTGAAAAAAGGATAAGAGATTTTTTCAAGCAAGCCGAGGATGAAGCACCCTCCATTATTTTTATAGATGAGATAGATGCCATAGCTCCCAGAAGAGAAGAAGTAACAGGAGAAGTGGAAAGGAGAGTCGTAGCCCAGATATTATCTTTAATGGACGGATTAAAAGAAAGGGGAAAGGTAATTGTTGTTGGGGCTACTAACAGGCCTGATGCCCTTGACCCAGCACTCAGAAGGCCAGGAAGGTTTGACAGGGAGATAGGGCTTCGAGTTCCAGACAAAGACGGAAGATGTGAAATTCTCCAGATCCACACAAGGGGCATGCCTCTGGCAGATGATGTCGAACTGAATGAATTTTCAAGTATAACCCATGGATTTGTAGGGGCAGATCTTGCAGCACTCTGCCGTGAAGCTGCAATGAACGCACTTAGAAGGATTCTACCAGATATAGACCTTGAAGAGCAGACAATTCCCAAAGAAGTTCTGGAAAAACTCTTCGTAACCAAGAATGATTTTATGGACGCTCTAAAATTCATAAATCCCTCTGCACTGAGGGAAGTATTCATTGAAATTCCAAATATTCATTGGAAAGATATAGGGGGGCTGAATGAGTTGAAACAGTCCTTAAAAGAAGCTGTGGAATGGCCTCTTAACCATCCTGATGCTTTTAAAAGGATTGGAATTGAACCACCCAAAGGAATACTACTCTTTGGACCACCAGGTACAGGTAAGACCATGCTTTCTAAGGCAGTGGCAACAGAATCTAGGGCCAACTTCATAAGCGTTAAAGGTTCGGAGATACTTAGTAAATGGTTTGGAGAATCTGAACGGAAGATATCTGAAATATTCAACAAGGCTAAACAGGCTTCACCATGTATCGTGTTTTTTGATGAGCTGGATGCGCTGGCATCGATGAGGGGTTCAGGAGCAGGTGAACCAAGGGTTGTGGAACGAATGGTGAACACTCTACTTTCAGAGATGGACGGTCTTGAAGAGTTGAAGGGTGTTGTTGTTCTTGGAGCTACAAACAGGCCCGATCTTCTTGATTCTGCGCTTTTACGTCCTGGACGGTTTGATGAGATAGTTCTTGTACCTCCACCAGATGAAAAATCTCGTATAGAGATATTCCGGGTCCATATGGAAGGAATGTCCCTGGATGATGATGTGGATATTGAAAAACTGGCTAAAAAAACAGATGGATACTCTGGGGCAGATATAGCTGCTGTGTGCAGAAAAGCAGGTATGCTTGCCCTGCATGATAACATAGAAATTAAGAGTGTTTCTCCAAAACATTTTAAAAAGGCTTTGAAAAAAATTGGACCTTCATTAACATCAGAGGTCATAAAATATTACAAGCATTTAACCAAAGAACTTGAAAGGGGTATTGAGGTTAGAAATGAAAGGGAAGAAATTCCAAGGGAAGTGGCATAG
- a CDS encoding ORC1-type DNA replication protein, producing MGIDDILLYDETVFKNIDAFNPDYIPENFLHRESQMEALAICLRPALRGGRPVNTVVLGSPATGKTTAINKIFNMVERNSDKVVCVYVNCQLHTTRFNIFSQIYNKIFGHMPPETGVPFSRIYGSIMKHLRDEKKALVVALDDVNYLFHSKNANKIFYDILRAHEEFKGVRTGIFAILSDIEFRYMLDKNVNSVFIPQEVIFDPYSTQEMTDILKERVKAGFYPDILSEELLSQIAEQASSAGDLRIGIDLLRVSGNFAEADASKTIEEKHVLEAMKSTGSVSLKSTLKTLSKDEKLLLKSITEFKGNNLVAGDLYRCFKRKTSSSYASFDRTLNKLEFLRIIDTRFTGKGVKGNSRIVILRFDPKEIDKCIETI from the coding sequence ATGGGTATCGATGATATTTTACTTTACGATGAAACAGTATTCAAAAATATAGATGCGTTTAATCCTGATTACATTCCTGAAAATTTTTTACACAGGGAATCTCAGATGGAAGCCCTCGCAATCTGTTTAAGGCCAGCTTTAAGGGGTGGAAGGCCTGTAAATACAGTTGTACTTGGTTCTCCTGCAACAGGAAAAACAACTGCCATAAACAAGATTTTCAACATGGTTGAAAGGAATTCTGACAAAGTTGTATGTGTCTATGTTAACTGCCAGCTTCACACCACCCGTTTTAACATATTCTCACAGATTTACAACAAAATATTCGGGCATATGCCCCCTGAAACAGGTGTGCCATTTTCAAGGATCTACGGGAGCATAATGAAACACCTTCGAGATGAAAAAAAGGCACTGGTGGTTGCTCTGGACGATGTTAACTACCTTTTCCACAGCAAAAATGCAAACAAAATATTCTATGATATTTTACGTGCCCATGAAGAATTTAAGGGTGTTAGAACAGGTATTTTTGCCATTCTCTCGGACATAGAGTTCCGTTATATGCTCGATAAAAATGTTAATTCTGTTTTCATACCCCAAGAAGTTATTTTTGACCCATATTCTACCCAAGAAATGACTGATATCTTGAAAGAGAGAGTTAAGGCAGGCTTTTACCCGGATATACTGTCTGAAGAACTTCTAAGTCAAATTGCAGAGCAAGCATCATCAGCTGGAGATTTGAGAATTGGCATAGATCTTTTAAGAGTTAGTGGTAATTTTGCAGAGGCGGACGCATCAAAAACCATTGAAGAAAAGCATGTGTTGGAAGCTATGAAAAGTACTGGCTCTGTAAGTCTTAAAAGTACGTTAAAAACTCTTTCAAAGGATGAAAAGTTGCTTTTAAAAAGTATAACTGAATTTAAAGGTAATAATCTAGTTGCAGGAGATCTTTACAGATGTTTTAAGAGAAAAACATCGTCAAGTTATGCTTCTTTTGACCGCACCCTCAATAAACTTGAATTTTTAAGGATTATAGATACAAGGTTCACTGGTAAAGGTGTAAAAGGTAATTCAAGGATTGTTATCTTAAGATTCGACCCTAAAGAAATAGATAAATGTATAGAAACCATCTAA
- a CDS encoding 6-hydroxymethylpterin diphosphokinase MptE-like protein, which translates to MNLNLWFSWYKEILNTFGFDRDMDETSAQILSKLLEDKNGLSPMDLPIKKNVIVFGAGPSLKRNINELKNLDLGKFTLISADGATTALLEESIVPDIVVTDLDGKIDDIIHANDEGSFLVVHAHGNNIDKIEKYVPLLKNILGTTQSIPLKNVYDFGGFTDGDRCLFLAVEGGADFLVLAGMDFGKIVTKYSRPDIPDSEGKADKMKEMKLEYAKKLVEWAAKNENIQIVNISQGEKVEGVEDVDVSDLEDFIV; encoded by the coding sequence ATGAATCTTAATCTATGGTTTTCATGGTATAAAGAGATATTGAATACATTCGGTTTTGACAGGGATATGGATGAAACCTCTGCACAGATATTGAGCAAACTTCTTGAAGATAAAAATGGTTTATCACCCATGGATCTGCCAATAAAAAAGAATGTAATTGTCTTTGGAGCGGGACCTTCACTTAAAAGGAATATAAATGAGCTAAAAAATCTTGATCTAGGTAAATTTACCCTTATATCTGCAGATGGGGCTACAACAGCACTTTTAGAGGAAAGTATAGTTCCTGATATTGTAGTAACGGATTTGGATGGTAAAATTGATGATATAATTCATGCAAATGATGAAGGATCATTTCTGGTAGTGCATGCCCATGGAAACAACATCGATAAAATAGAAAAATACGTACCACTCCTTAAAAACATATTGGGAACAACCCAGAGTATTCCACTTAAAAACGTCTATGATTTTGGTGGATTTACTGATGGAGATAGATGTTTGTTTTTAGCCGTTGAGGGGGGTGCTGATTTCTTGGTGCTTGCAGGTATGGACTTTGGAAAAATTGTGACCAAATATTCAAGGCCGGATATTCCGGATTCAGAGGGCAAAGCCGACAAAATGAAAGAGATGAAACTGGAATACGCAAAAAAACTTGTGGAATGGGCAGCTAAAAACGAAAACATCCAAATTGTAAATATATCCCAAGGAGAAAAGGTTGAAGGGGTTGAAGATGTTGATGTTTCAGATCTGGAAGATTTCATTGTATGA
- a CDS encoding pyridoxal-phosphate-dependent aminotransferase family protein: MYETLLMIPGPTMVAPRVLKAMSENIINHRSAAFGEILKETNEMMSEVFQTENQSYILTGSGTAAMEAAVGNITEKGDKVLNIVGGKFGERFMQIAETHGGSPVELKVEWGNAVNPDDVKNILEEEEDIKAVTIVHNETSTGVANPIAEVGKIVKDYDALYVVDTVSSLGGDDVFVDGYGIDICVTGSQKCLAAPPGMAAITLNDDAWDVVDKTETSTYYLNMKKYRKSGEKKPPETPYTPSVSLTYAMREALHIIMEEGLEERILRHKLAAKATRAGVKALGLDLFAQPDAASNTVTAIKMPEGITDKDLRGTMRNKYHIELAGGQDHLKGNVFRIGHMGNITQREIITTISALEMTLKELGFDLEMGKGVAAVAETYLSS; encoded by the coding sequence ATGTATGAGACGTTGCTTATGATACCAGGGCCCACCATGGTTGCCCCGCGAGTCTTAAAGGCTATGTCAGAAAATATAATAAATCACAGGAGCGCTGCCTTTGGCGAAATCCTGAAAGAAACCAACGAAATGATGTCAGAGGTTTTCCAAACAGAGAATCAGTCCTACATACTCACAGGTTCCGGTACAGCCGCAATGGAAGCAGCAGTTGGAAACATAACCGAAAAAGGTGACAAAGTCCTGAACATCGTTGGTGGAAAATTTGGGGAAAGGTTTATGCAAATAGCCGAAACCCACGGAGGAAGTCCAGTCGAGCTGAAAGTCGAATGGGGAAACGCCGTAAATCCAGATGATGTGAAAAACATCCTGGAAGAGGAAGAAGACATAAAAGCCGTGACAATTGTTCACAATGAAACTTCAACAGGGGTTGCAAACCCGATAGCTGAAGTTGGTAAAATTGTTAAAGATTATGATGCTCTTTACGTTGTTGATACTGTTTCATCCCTTGGAGGGGACGATGTATTTGTAGATGGTTATGGTATTGATATTTGTGTTACAGGCTCACAGAAATGTCTTGCAGCACCACCAGGAATGGCTGCCATCACCTTAAATGATGATGCATGGGACGTGGTCGATAAAACAGAAACAAGCACTTATTACCTCAACATGAAAAAGTACAGGAAAAGTGGAGAGAAAAAACCGCCAGAAACTCCATACACTCCATCTGTATCATTAACATATGCAATGCGTGAAGCACTGCACATTATAATGGAAGAAGGACTTGAAGAAAGGATATTAAGGCATAAATTAGCTGCAAAAGCCACAAGAGCCGGTGTGAAAGCTCTGGGACTTGATCTGTTTGCACAGCCTGATGCCGCATCCAACACAGTCACAGCCATTAAAATGCCTGAAGGAATAACAGACAAAGATTTAAGGGGCACAATGCGCAACAAGTACCACATAGAACTTGCAGGCGGACAGGACCATCTTAAAGGCAATGTCTTTAGAATAGGTCACATGGGTAACATCACCCAAAGGGAAATAATTACAACTATATCTGCCCTTGAAATGACCCTAAAAGAACTTGGCTTTGATTTAGAAATGGGAAAAGGAGTAGCAGCAGTAGCAGAGACTTATCTCAGCTCTTAA
- a CDS encoding B12-binding domain-containing radical SAM protein: MKVLMINPPYFSSKYKFIGLVAPPLGIGYIAAVLEQKGFDVEIIDSPALEMDLETLQKEMEKCSPDIVAITAVTPTIYSALKTAEISKKVCPEAVVVMGGYHPTFTYEELLKMDCVDVVVRGEGEYTMLELVEAIEKGRDLKEVRGIACRNFTAPCRGVIENLDSLPFPARHLLPMDHYKVLNMKLPIGTLISGRGCPFSCSFCASSAMHGHKLRLRSSANVLDEMEHLVDDHSAEMLAFMDDTFTFNKKRVYEICDGIKERGIDNYWGATARVDTINEELLLKMKEAGCITLFMGVESADQQSLDQMNKNTTITKIKKAFELTRKHDIRTIASVALGMPGDTRESIERTIKFVGNLKPSYALFSLATPYPGTDFYLKVVKDDLIKINDWSKYTLLTPVLETLDCSREELKKLQKKAFRQFYLRPGYIIRQTMMDGPILLKTIPAIIKSVKG, translated from the coding sequence ATGAAAGTTTTAATGATCAATCCTCCTTACTTCTCTTCAAAATATAAATTTATAGGACTCGTTGCACCCCCATTGGGCATAGGATATATAGCTGCTGTTTTGGAACAGAAAGGGTTTGATGTGGAGATAATAGACTCCCCAGCCCTCGAAATGGACCTCGAAACCCTTCAAAAGGAGATGGAAAAATGTTCCCCAGATATAGTGGCCATCACAGCCGTAACACCAACAATTTACAGCGCACTTAAAACTGCAGAAATCTCCAAAAAGGTGTGCCCTGAAGCAGTTGTGGTGATGGGAGGCTACCACCCTACCTTCACTTACGAAGAACTTTTAAAAATGGACTGTGTGGATGTTGTGGTTCGTGGAGAGGGTGAATACACCATGCTGGAACTTGTGGAAGCCATTGAGAAGGGGAGGGACCTTAAGGAAGTTAGAGGAATAGCATGTAGAAATTTCACAGCACCTTGTAGGGGAGTAATAGAAAATCTGGACAGTTTGCCTTTTCCTGCAAGGCATCTGCTCCCAATGGACCACTACAAAGTTTTGAACATGAAGCTGCCAATTGGAACACTCATATCTGGAAGGGGATGTCCATTTAGCTGTTCATTTTGTGCATCATCCGCAATGCATGGTCATAAACTTCGTTTAAGGTCCTCAGCGAATGTTTTAGATGAGATGGAGCACCTGGTAGACGATCACTCAGCCGAGATGCTGGCTTTTATGGACGATACCTTCACCTTCAACAAGAAAAGGGTCTATGAGATATGCGATGGAATCAAAGAGAGGGGAATCGATAATTACTGGGGGGCCACTGCACGAGTGGACACAATAAACGAAGAATTGCTCCTTAAAATGAAAGAAGCCGGATGTATAACCCTATTTATGGGTGTGGAATCTGCAGACCAGCAATCTCTGGATCAGATGAACAAGAATACCACGATAACTAAGATAAAAAAAGCCTTTGAACTTACAAGAAAACATGATATCCGAACAATAGCTTCTGTGGCTCTTGGAATGCCCGGTGACACTCGTGAAAGTATAGAACGTACAATCAAATTTGTAGGAAACCTTAAACCGTCTTATGCCCTTTTTTCACTTGCAACACCTTATCCTGGCACGGATTTTTACCTTAAAGTCGTTAAGGATGATCTCATCAAGATAAACGACTGGTCAAAGTACACTTTACTGACACCTGTGCTTGAAACTCTGGACTGCTCCCGTGAAGAACTTAAAAAACTTCAAAAAAAGGCATTTAGACAGTTTTATCTCCGTCCGGGTTACATAATACGTCAAACTATGATGGATGGCCCAATACTTTTGAAGACAATTCCTGCAATTATAAAGAGTGTTAAAGGTTAA
- a CDS encoding thiamine pyrophosphate-binding protein, giving the protein MKTKKIRCADALVEILKANGVKFVFGHPGEQILPFYDALRTSKIKHVLMRHEQGAAHAADGYARSSGQMGVCLSTAGPGALNLVMGVATAYKDSVPILVITGDVPTDLKGGNVFQEIDICGVFQPITLKSFDVKDSEEAVFKLKEAIEMMQYGKTGPVHLNLPKDVLLAMVDISVITENIGHFPEIDKENISADISNAIKLIKESERPFIIAGAGIIWADALMEFRKFVETYGIPVATTYPARGIIPEGHQLSLGMIGVRGTEAANFAGKNCDVLIALGCRLSERTRKGIGNCKVIHVNLDEKSLNGNINIQEDVLEFIRRLNDLKLRSTESWLLEIQKYSRSYCIKTDYLTVPLKPQRAIKEILDASEINSIDSVIINDAGTHTTWVTLLKTVKNPSSLLFSGGFGPMGYAVPASVGAAVANPGKHIVAVVGDGGFQMTLQELATIAQLDLPVVVCIINNSSLGIIKQWQDLYYEGRYEVELENPDFVKLAEAYNIVARRVDSPGSVFKAVKKALDTKKPYLIEVVVDKEEGIPLPR; this is encoded by the coding sequence ATGAAAACAAAGAAAATAAGATGTGCGGATGCTCTTGTTGAAATATTAAAAGCAAACGGTGTAAAATTTGTCTTCGGACATCCTGGAGAACAGATACTCCCTTTTTATGATGCACTGCGCACATCCAAAATAAAACACGTGTTAATGCGCCATGAACAGGGTGCAGCACATGCAGCAGATGGATACGCAAGATCATCCGGCCAAATGGGGGTTTGTTTATCTACTGCAGGTCCTGGGGCCCTCAATCTTGTAATGGGTGTGGCAACAGCTTATAAAGACTCTGTACCTATTCTGGTGATAACCGGAGATGTTCCAACAGATCTTAAAGGTGGTAACGTTTTTCAGGAGATAGATATCTGCGGGGTTTTTCAGCCAATAACCCTTAAATCATTTGATGTAAAGGATTCTGAAGAAGCTGTTTTTAAATTGAAAGAAGCAATTGAAATGATGCAATATGGTAAAACTGGACCTGTACATCTAAATTTACCCAAGGATGTTCTTTTGGCCATGGTCGATATATCTGTGATAACTGAAAATATTGGTCATTTTCCAGAAATTGATAAAGAAAATATCTCTGCAGATATCTCTAATGCAATCAAACTTATCAAAGAATCTGAACGTCCATTTATAATTGCTGGAGCCGGGATTATATGGGCAGATGCTTTGATGGAATTTAGAAAATTTGTAGAAACCTATGGAATTCCAGTGGCAACAACTTACCCAGCAAGGGGAATAATTCCAGAAGGTCATCAATTAAGTCTGGGAATGATAGGAGTTAGGGGTACGGAGGCAGCTAACTTTGCAGGAAAGAATTGTGATGTCCTCATAGCGCTTGGATGCAGACTATCAGAGCGAACACGTAAGGGGATTGGAAACTGCAAAGTAATTCATGTAAACCTCGACGAAAAATCTTTAAATGGAAATATTAATATACAGGAAGATGTTCTAGAATTTATACGCAGATTAAATGATTTAAAATTAAGAAGCACAGAAAGTTGGCTTCTTGAAATTCAGAAATATTCCAGGTCTTACTGTATAAAAACAGATTATTTAACTGTACCTTTAAAACCTCAAAGGGCAATAAAAGAGATATTGGATGCTTCAGAAATTAACTCAATAGATTCTGTAATAATAAACGATGCTGGAACTCACACAACGTGGGTCACACTACTCAAAACTGTGAAAAACCCATCTTCACTCCTATTTTCAGGTGGATTTGGGCCAATGGGCTATGCTGTTCCTGCCTCAGTTGGTGCAGCAGTTGCAAACCCCGGTAAACACATTGTTGCAGTGGTTGGAGATGGGGGTTTCCAGATGACCCTTCAAGAACTTGCAACCATAGCACAACTGGATTTACCTGTTGTTGTATGTATCATAAACAACAGTTCACTTGGAATAATCAAACAATGGCAGGATCTATATTACGAAGGTAGGTATGAGGTTGAACTTGAAAATCCTGACTTTGTTAAGCTTGCAGAAGCGTATAATATTGTTGCTCGGAGGGTTGACTCTCCAGGATCTGTTTTTAAAGCAGTAAAAAAGGCTTTGGACACAAAAAAACCCTATTTAATTGAAGTTGTTGTTGATAAAGAAGAGGGAATACCCCTCCCCAGGTGA
- the acs gene encoding acetate--CoA ligase, with translation MSKDLDTLLREKRIFKPSSDVVKSSNIHKWMEKHEINDYDELLQKALDNPDWFWDELAGELEWFKQYKKTKKWNPPYAEWFLDGKFNIVYNALDKHAKGPEKDKLAYIWEGESGEVRELTYLDLYREVNRFANVLKKLGVRKGDTVSIYLPMILELPIAMLACAKIGAVHSVVFSGFWAKAFQERINDAKSKVAITVDGFRRRGKLIELKENVDNILDKTPTIEKLIVVRHEGLNINMQEGKDIWWHEAITEMETECKTEEMDSEDPLFILYTSGTTGKPKGVVHVHGGYAVGIYTTLKFVFDLKEDDVWWCAADIGWVTGHSYIVYGPLLLGVTSILYEGTPDYPDPGRLWKMIENYGVTVFYTAPTTIRMFMKFGEKWPQKYNLDSLRLLGTVGEPINPEAWIWYHQHIGGGRCPVMDTWWQTETGMHIITPLPISELKPGSAVKPFPTVEADVLDDAGKSITGGGGHLVIKSTWPSMFRTLYKDPERYVESYWSRFPNIYLSGDVARRDDEGYFWIQGREDDVLNVAGHRISTAEVESAIVSHKSVAEAAVVGKPHDIKGEEICAFVILKEGSGSTEDFEDIIKYHVRKEIGPIASPAHVKIVKDLPKTRSGKIMRRVIKAKVKGEPVGDTSTLANPEAVEYL, from the coding sequence ATGTCGAAGGACTTAGATACTCTACTTAGGGAAAAAAGGATATTCAAACCGTCATCTGATGTTGTAAAATCAAGTAACATCCATAAATGGATGGAAAAACACGAAATCAATGATTACGATGAACTGCTCCAAAAAGCATTGGACAACCCAGATTGGTTCTGGGATGAGCTTGCAGGGGAGCTTGAATGGTTTAAACAGTACAAAAAGACCAAAAAATGGAATCCTCCGTATGCAGAATGGTTTTTGGATGGTAAATTTAACATAGTTTACAATGCGCTGGATAAACATGCAAAAGGCCCTGAAAAGGACAAATTAGCTTATATATGGGAAGGAGAATCTGGAGAAGTTCGTGAATTAACTTATTTAGACCTTTACAGGGAAGTTAACAGATTTGCGAATGTTTTAAAGAAACTTGGAGTTCGTAAGGGGGACACTGTAAGCATTTACTTGCCCATGATACTTGAACTTCCAATCGCAATGCTTGCATGTGCAAAAATTGGGGCTGTTCACTCGGTGGTTTTCTCCGGTTTCTGGGCCAAGGCCTTCCAGGAACGGATAAACGATGCAAAATCCAAGGTTGCAATAACTGTAGATGGCTTCAGAAGAAGGGGGAAACTTATAGAGCTAAAAGAAAATGTGGACAACATCCTCGATAAAACCCCCACAATAGAAAAACTCATAGTTGTAAGACATGAAGGCCTCAATATCAACATGCAGGAAGGTAAGGACATCTGGTGGCATGAAGCCATTACTGAAATGGAGACAGAATGCAAAACAGAAGAAATGGATTCTGAAGACCCTTTATTTATTTTGTACACCTCAGGAACCACAGGAAAACCCAAGGGGGTTGTACATGTCCACGGAGGATACGCAGTAGGTATTTACACAACTTTAAAATTTGTTTTTGACCTTAAAGAAGATGATGTATGGTGGTGCGCAGCAGATATAGGCTGGGTAACAGGCCACAGCTACATAGTCTACGGCCCACTCCTTCTTGGTGTAACATCCATACTTTACGAGGGTACACCAGATTATCCTGACCCTGGAAGGCTCTGGAAGATGATTGAAAACTATGGTGTGACTGTTTTCTACACAGCCCCCACAACCATAAGGATGTTCATGAAGTTCGGGGAGAAATGGCCGCAAAAATATAACCTGGATTCTTTAAGGCTTTTAGGAACTGTGGGAGAACCTATAAATCCAGAAGCATGGATATGGTACCATCAACACATTGGGGGCGGTAGATGTCCTGTGATGGACACATGGTGGCAAACAGAGACTGGAATGCACATTATAACACCATTACCCATTTCGGAGCTTAAACCAGGCTCTGCTGTAAAGCCATTTCCAACTGTTGAAGCAGATGTTCTGGACGATGCAGGTAAATCCATCACTGGAGGTGGAGGACACCTTGTAATAAAATCTACATGGCCTTCAATGTTTAGAACTCTTTACAAGGATCCTGAAAGGTACGTTGAATCATACTGGAGCAGATTCCCCAACATTTACCTCAGTGGAGACGTGGCACGCAGAGATGATGAGGGCTACTTCTGGATTCAGGGTAGAGAAGACGACGTGCTGAACGTTGCGGGGCACAGAATAAGCACTGCCGAGGTTGAATCTGCCATTGTAAGCCATAAATCCGTTGCAGAAGCTGCAGTAGTTGGTAAACCACATGATATTAAAGGTGAGGAAATTTGTGCCTTCGTTATACTTAAGGAAGGATCCGGTTCTACAGAAGACTTTGAGGACATAATTAAATACCACGTAAGAAAAGAGATAGGCCCAATTGCAAGCCCAGCCCATGTGAAAATTGTTAAAGACCTGCCCAAAACACGTTCAGGTAAAATAATGCGAAGGGTGATAAAAGCTAAGGTAAAAGGAGAACCCGTAGGTGATACAAGCACGCTTGCAAATCCTGAAGCTGTAGAATATCTTTGA